A single genomic interval of Pan paniscus chromosome 18, NHGRI_mPanPan1-v2.0_pri, whole genome shotgun sequence harbors:
- the LOC117978520 gene encoding LOW QUALITY PROTEIN: disintegrin and metalloproteinase domain-containing protein 21-like (The sequence of the model RefSeq protein was modified relative to this genomic sequence to represent the inferred CDS: deleted 1 base in 1 codon; substituted 2 bases at 2 genomic stop codons): MRQAEARVTLRAPLLLLGLWVLLTPVRCSQGHPSWHYASSEVVIPRKETHHGKDLQFLGWLSYSLHFGGQRHIIHMRRKHLLWPRHLLVTTQDDQGALQMDDPYIPPDCYYLSYLEEVPLSMVTVDMCCGGLRGIMKLDDLAYEIKPLQDSRRLEHVVSQIVAEPNATGPTFRDGDNEKTDPLFSEANDSMNPRISNSLYSSHRGNIKGHVQCSNSYCRVDDNITTCSKEVVQMFSLIDSIVQNIDLRYYIYLLTIYNNCDPAPVNDYRVQSAMFTYFRTTFFDTFRVHSPTLLIKEAPHECNYEPQRYSFCTHLGLLHIGTLGRHYLLVAVVTAQTLMRSTGEKYGDDNYCTCQKRAFCIMQQYPGMTDAFSNCSYGHAQNCFVHSARCVFEALAPVYNETMTMVRCGNLIADGREECDCGSFKXCYASYCCRSDCRLTPGSICHIGECCTNCSYSPPGTLCRPIQNICDLPEYCHGTTVTCPANFYTQDGTPCTEEGYCYHGNCTDRNVRCKVFFGVSAEEAPEVCYDINLESYRFGHCTRQQTALNNQAFAGIDKFCGRLQCTNVTHLPRLQEHVSFHHSVRGGFQCFGLDEHRATDTTDVGYVIDGTPCVHGNFCNNTRCNATITSLGYDCRPEKCSHRGVCNNRRNCHCHIGWDPPLCLRRGAGGSVNSGPPPKRTRSVKQSQQSVMYLRVVFGRIYTFIIALLFGMATNVXTIRTTTVKEWTVTNPE; this comes from the exons ATGAGGCAGGCAGAGGCGCGGGTCACCCTTAGGGCCCCCCTCTTGCTGCTGGGGCTCTGGGTGCTCCTGACTCCAGTCCGGTGTTCTCAAGGCCATCCCTCGTGGCACTACGCATCCTCCGAGGTGGTGATTCCCAGGAAGGAGACGCACCATGGCAAAGACCTTCAGTTTCTTGGCTGGCTGTCCTACAGCCTGCATTTTGGGGGTCAAAGACACATCATTCACATGCGGAGGAAACACCTTCTTTGGCCCAGACATCTGCTGGTGACAACTCAGGATGACCAAGGAGCCTTGCAGATGGATGACCCCTACATCCCTCCAGACTGCTACTATCTCAGCTACCTGGAGGAGGTTCCTCTGTCCATGGTCACCGTCGACATGTGCTGTGGGGGCCTCAGAGGCATCATGAAGCTGGACGACCTTGCCTATGAAATCAAACCCCTCCAGGATTCCCGCAGGCTTGAACATGTTGTTTCTCAGATAGTGGCCGAGCCCAACGCAACGGGGCCCACATTTAGAGATGGTGACAATGAGAAGACAGACCCCCTGTTCTCTGAAGCAAATGACAGCATGAATCCCAGGATATCTAATTCGCTGTATAGTTCTCATAGAGGCAATATAAAAGGCCACGTTCAATGTTCCAATTCATATTGTCGTGTAGATGACAATATTACAACTTGTTCCAAGGAGGTGGTCCAGATGTTCAGTCTCATTGACAGCATTGTTCAAAATATTGATCTGCGGTACTATATTTATCTTTTGACCATATATAATAATTGTGACCCAGCCCCTGTGAATGACTATCGAGTTCAGAGTGCAATGTTTACCTATTTTAGAACAACCTTTTTTGATACTTTTCGTGTTCATTCACCCACACTACTTATTAAAGAGGCGCCACATGAATGTAACTATGAACCACAAAGGTATAGCTTCTGTACACATTTAGGCCTATTACACATTGGTACTCTAGGCAGACATTATTTATTAGTAGCCGTCGTAACAGCCCAGACACTGATGAGAAGTACTGGTGAGAAGTAC GGTGATGATAACTACTGCACATGTCAGAAAAGGGCCTTCTGCATTATGCAGCAATATCCTGGGATGACAGATGCGTTCAGTAACTGTTCTTATGGACATGCACAAAATTGTTTTGTACATTCAGCCCGGTGTGTTTTCGAAGCACTTGCTCCTGTGTATAATGAAACCATGACAATGGTTCGCTGTGGAAACCTCATAGCggatgggagggaggaatgtGACTGTGGCTCCTTCAAGTAGTGTTATGCCAGTTATTGCTGCCGAAGTGACTGTCGCTTAACACCGGGGAGCATCTGTCATATAGGAGAGTGCTGTACAAACTGCAGCTACTCCCCACCAGGGACTCTCTGCAGACCTATCCAAAATATATGTGACCTTCCAGAGTACTGTCACGGGACCACCGTGACATGCCCCGCAAACTTTTATACGCAAGATGGAACCCCGTGCACTGAAGAAGGCTACTGCTATCATGGGAACTGCACTGACCGCAATGTGCGCTGCAAGGTGTTCTTTGGTGTCAGTGCTGAGGAGGCTCCTGAGGTCTGCTATGACATAAATCTTGAAAGTTACCGATTTGGACATTGTACTCGACAACAAACAGCTCTCAACAACCAGGCTTTTGCAGGAATAGATAAGTTTTGTGGAAGACTGCAGTGTACCAATGTGACCCATCTTCCCCGGCTGCAGGAACATGTTTCATTCCATCACTCAGTGAGAGGAGGATTTCAGTGTTTTGGACTGGATGAACACCGTGCAACAGACACAACTGATGTTGGGTATGTGATAGATGGCACTCCTTGTGTTCATGGAAACTTCTGTAATAACACCAGGTGCAATGCGACTATCACTTCACTGGGCTACGACTGTCGCCCTGAGAAGTGCAGTCATAGAGGGGTGTGCAACAACAGAAGGAACTGCCATTGCCATATAGGCTGGGATCCTCCACTGTGCCTAAGAagaggtgctggtgggagtgtcaacAGCGGGCCACCTCCAAAAAGAACACGTTCGGTCAAACAAAGCCAACAATCAGTGATGTATCTGAGAGTGGTCTTTGGTCGTATTTACACCTTCATAATTGCACTGCTCTTTGGGATGGCCACAAATGTGTGAACTATCAGGACCACCACTGTTAAGGAATGGACAGTTACTAACCCTGAATAA